CAATTCTTTATTTGGGAATTGGAAAAGCTGCGTACATGGAACAAATCAGAGATCTTCTCTATTGCAAAGGCTGTGGCGACACACCATGAGTTAAAGATCAAAGAGTTCTTAGAGCCTATCTTCGTTGCTATTACAGGCAAAACCTCATCGACTTCAGTAGTAGATGCGATGGAAGTGTTAGGTTCTGACCTTTCTCGTGCGCGTTTAAGAGTGGCATTAGAGCATATTGGTGTATCTAAAAAGCAAGCTAAAAAGCTTGAAAAAGCATACCGTGAGTATCCGTCTATTGCATAATTGCGAGATAGTATTGCAAAAGCCGCTGATGTAGCGGCTTTTTTATTGTCTAAAATGTATTGTGTTTACCGCTTTCCTTGTGTCATCAACACATCAAGAGACTGCTTTAGCAGTTGAATTTGCTCCATACTTAAGCCCGCTTTTGCCATCATTTGTGTTGGGATACAAGCGCATGATTGCTCCAGCGTTTTACCTGCTTCAGTTAAGTGAATGAAGGTTTGTCGTTCATCATCAGGATTTTTGCTACGGGTAACGAGGCCACGCTCTGCTAAGCGCTTAAGGAGCGGTGTTAGGGTGTTGCTATTGAGTTCAGCTCGCTCGCCTATTTCTTTCACCAGCCGTCCGTCTTGTTCCCATAAAATCAATAACACTATGTATTGCGGATACGTGAGTCCAACCTCTTTGAGTAACGGCTGATAGAGTCGGGTGACATGTCTTGACGCACTATATAGCCGAAAGCAGATCTGGTTATCGAGATTGAGCTGCGGGTTAGATTGACTCATTTAGTAACTTTTCAATATCTTTGGCTATTTGTTCAGGTTTGGTGATTGGGGCATAGCGCTTAACGGGTTCACCCTGCTGGTTAAATAAAAACTTAGTGAAGTTCCATTTGATTTTATTACCAAATAGTCCCGGAAGCGCAGACTTTAGGTATTGATACAGTGGGTGTGCTTTGTCGCCATTAACCTCAATCTTTTCCATCATCTGAAAATCAACACCATAGTTGATTAAGCAGCCTTCTTGAATTTGTTTTGCATCGCCGGGTTCTTGTTTACCAAACTGGTTACAGGGAAAGCCGATGATCACAAGTCCCTGATCTGCGTATTTTTGGTGTAGCTCTTGTAGCCCTTCATACTGTGGTGTTAACCCACACTCACTGGCCGTATTAACAATAAGCACAGCTTTGCCTTGTAAGTCGGTAAAGTGATATGCCTGACCTTGTAATGTGTTTGCTTCAAACTGATAGAGTGTCGTCATCTTTAATCTTTTATGATTTAATCGTGTGCGATTTAATTTAGACTAAGTTTGGCCCTTGTGCAACAGCAGTTGAAATTATTTTGCAGGAGTATGTTGATATTTGGCGCTTAGCATCGCAAGCCGCCTGGTGATCAATGCGTGATCTTGCTTGGGGAGATATTTTAAGTGTGTGGTTAAGTAGGTACTAGTGGAATACAGCGCACGGATCATCTGGTTGGCCTTTTCGATAAATGCTTGTGTTTCTTGGGTATGGCTACAAGCAATATGGCCTTCGAGATGAGGGAGGTTATTTGCTATTGGTAAGGAACCCACTAAGTGTGCCTTGTCCTTTGGAAAGCTCTGCTGAAAAATAGCGGGGTAGGCTAATATAAAGTCGACTTTACCTGCACTAAACTGCTCCATAATGGTTTGTGCTGAGGTTTTATACGGTCTAATGGCAACATTTTTGGGTTCAAGTAGCGCTAATGCGGAGTCAATGGTATTGCCGTAAGATTTGCCAACCTCTTTGATGATGGTGGCTTGTGGATAGTAAGCCATTAAACTTGCAAGCGACTTCAGTTTACCGGTGGCGTTCACAAGGCTGGCATCCATCGGGGTGTGTTGTTTGAAGTAATATAATCTATGGCTTGGATATAGGTGGATGGGGATGGTAAACAAAAAGGCTTGCTGGCGACTTGGGGTTTTTAGGCGAGACAACGCGCACACGGGCTCTTCACTTGCCAGTAATTGATTAAGTTTGGTTGGGGTGACAATGTTAAAATCAAAGTAATCTCGGCCAAACTGGTTTAAAAGCAAGTTGTTGGTATCTGACTCTAAACTATGGGCTTGTTTGCTAAAAAGTCTTTGCTCATCGGCCGGTTCATTCGAGATCAGCAATATTTTTGCATTGCAGCACGCACCAAAAAACAGCAGCATTAACAGTAAATATTTCATTATTGCTCCAACCCACCTAAGCAAACACCAGTTTACTATAGAACATTGTGCTTAATTAGCATTCAAAATACGCTGCCAAATCAAGACTAGTGGTTATTTAACCTTAACTCTTTGTGCTGAGTTTTATAACCTGTCATCATTGCAATGATTTTTACCTATGGGGCAAATAAACGATGACCAAAGTGTGGGATGGATTTATCCGCGGGTTTCACTGGCTGCTCGTAGCAGGACTAGTAACCTTATATATTACTGGTGAAGAAGGCATGATGGATCTTCACTTTGTTACTGGCTATTTATTGTTAGCACTGATGGCAGCGCGATTAATTTGGGGTGTCATTGGTAGCCAAACCGCTAAATTAAGTGCGTTATTTCATTCACCTAAAGCGATTTTATCGGCCATTAAATCAAAACAAAGCCATGTAGGACATAATCCTGCGGGAAGTTTGATGGTGCTGCTATTTTTTGTGCTGATCCTTGTTCAGCTCGTTTCTGGCTTGATGACAACAGATGATATTTTGGTGGAAGGACCACTTGCACAATATGTATCTTACGACTTAGTTGAATTAGCAGGCGATATACATCACACCAATATTGAGTTGTTAATTGCCGCCATTGCACTGCATATATTTGCTATTGTGGTGTATCGCCTAAAAGGTCAAAACCTAGTAAAGACGTTAGTAACTGGTAAGCAAGAAAATGCAGTCAGCACGCCTGTCATGAAATCGGGTGTTGTTGCATACCTTATCTTTATTGCAATTTCTGCTGTGTTACTCTTTACGTGGGGCGCTGAGCCATTACAAGGGTTAATGTAACTCAACTCTGAACGGAAGTTAGCGAGGTTATTGTTTTCAATAACCTCGCTAACCTTTAGCATCAAGTCCGGCCAATGTAATATTTGTTAACAGATTATCGTAACAGATATGACCTCTATTTCAGAAAATTCTGGTAACATGGCGCAGTTTTATCTTAGAGGTTAGAGAAAAGTAGCGATGTTAGAGCCGTATTATCAACAACAAGCAAATGAGATCACCATTACCAGAGAGCAGGGGAGTTTATTTGCAAAAGGAGTCGCGGACGACTACAACCCATTGCACGACATCGATGCAAAGAAGTTTTGTGTACCGGGTGATCTACTTTTCTCCTTAGTGTTAAAGCACTACGGCTTAAGCGAGAATATGGAGTTTAGCTTTGTGGGCATGGTTGATGAAACGACAACGCTCACATTGCCAGAAGGTGCTGCACAATTTGATATTACTGCAAATGATAAAGTGATGCTGTCTGTGTCGCGCGCTGGCGAAACTAGCACTTGCCCAACGCTCATCAATAGTTTAACGAGAAATTACGTAGAATTTTCAGGCACTACCTTTCCTCATGTGATCATCCCATTGATGGGTGAACAAGAAGTAATGATAAACCCTGCAAGGCCAATGGTGATATATGAATCTATGTCTATTCATATGGATGATATATCGGTAACGGAAGTAGCATTGGAAGCGGCTAAGCCAGAGTTTAGCTATGAAGGCAAACGTGGCAAGATCAACCTGCGTTTTAATTTACTGTCGAACGGCACTAAAGTCGGTTATGGTGAAAAGCACATGTTAGTTTCTGGGATCCGTGAGTATTGTCAGCAAACCGTTGATGATTTGATTGCCTATTACAACGATAGAAAAGTAGCATTAAAGCCGTAAGTAACCTCCCAATACACGCTGACGCACCTGTCAGCGTGTTGCCCACACAGTTTTCCTTTGAAACAATAATTCATCCACTCTTCTGCTGTCCGCTATACTGTTTAGATAAAATGTAATTGAATTAAATGGTATTACTGTGCCGTATGCAGACTTGCTCAAACCAGAAGCCTCACAACAAACATTATTAAAGTGGCAAAAAACAGTCGATTTGATGGCGAAGATTTTTTCGGCGCCTGCTGCGTTTGTGGTGCAAAAGAAAGAAGATGGCTTTGCAGTGATGATTGCAAGCGACCAAGAAGAAAACCCGTATCCTGCTGGTGGTTTTATACCGCAAGAAACCAATATCTTTTGTAAGCATGTTGTCGCTAATAATCGCAATCTATATGAGCAGCACGCCAGTGTAAATTATCAATGGGACGATAACCCTGAGGTTGCCAATGATGGCTTTGAGTCTTATTTGGGGGTACCTATCCATTGGCCCAATGGAAAATCGTTTGGCACATTGTGTGTGATGGACTTTAAACCCACGAATTACGGCGCTCCGTTGGTTGAATTTATAGAGCATTTACGCGATATGCTAGAAGATGATTTGGTGATGATTGAGCGCTATAGCAAAATCAAAGCGATAGCGATGCAAGACCCGTTAACTGAAGTATTAAATCGTCGTGCGACTGAAATACTCGGTGAACATAAGCGTGATATTGCCTTAAAACTGGGTGGTGCGCTTTACTGTGTCTTTCTTGATTTAGATGGTTTTAAACCAATAAATGACAGCTATGGTCATGAAGTTGGTGATCAGGTGTTACAAAGTTTGGCCGAAGCGTTGAAGGCCGCAAGCAGCGAAGATGATATTATCGGGCGCTATGGTGGCGATGAGTTTCTGGCTATTGTACAGCGACATGATGAGAAAGCCGTCAACGACTTTATTTTTCAAAGTGAGGCTAATTTCTATCAAGCGTTAAAACAGAAAAAGCTCCCCAAGTGTGGATTTTCAGCGGGATTTGCTAAGTGTGAAAATAAGTTTGAAAGCATGGCTAGTTTATTCTCTCGGGCAGATAAACACATGTATCAGCAAAAACTGAGCTAAATGCTCGATGTGACCTAAAGCATATAGGCGACACAGTTCCTGACAAGATATGCTCTTTAGTGAACAATGGCGATTTTACGTAAAAAGCTGGACTAATAAACTAGCCATCACAGTCCACCTTCCATCAACTACCGCAATGGCTAAATAACATCTGCTATTTAGCTGCGAAAATTACCGTCATCAAGTTGTTAAAATGGCCAAGATCGGAGAGAATATAGCAATCTTTGTTCGAATTTAGCGTGGCCGAGTTTTGGTTCGGTTGCCAATGCCATAAGTAGAATTTCAATGTCAAATATGAGTATTCCGCAGGAAGTGTCGCGCAGACGTACTTTCGCGATCATTTCACACCCGGATGCGGGTAAAACCACCATCACCGAAAAAGTACTTTTATTCGGAAAGGCGTTACAAAAAGCCGGTACGGTTAAAGGCCGTGGCTCAAACCAACACGCCAAATCTGACTGGATGGAAATGGAAAAAGAACGTGGTATCTCAGTAACAACTTCTGTGATGCAGTTTCCATACAATGATGCCTTGGTAAACCTACTAGATACTCCGGGACACGAAGACTTCTCTGAAGATACTTATCGTACGCTCACCGCTGTTGACTCGTGCTTGATGGTAATCGATGCGGCAAAAGGTGTAGAAGACCGTACCCGCAAACTGATGGAAGTAACGCGTTTACGTGACACGCCAATCGTTACCTTTATGAACAAATTGGACCGTGATATTCGTGACCCAATGGAGCTACTTGATGAAGTAGAAACCGAACTGAACATCATGTGTGCGCCGGTTACTTGGCCAATTGGCTGTGGTAAAGAATTTAAAGGTGTTTATCACATTCACCGTGATGAAACGATTTTGTACCAAACAGGTCAAGGTCATACGATCCAAGACAAACGCGTGATCAAAGGGCTAGATAACAGCGAGCTTGACGCTGCTGTGGGTGAAAGCTTGGCTGAGCAACTTCGTGAAGAGCTTGAGTTAGTAATGGGTGCCTCGCACGAGTTTGACCGTGAATTATTTCTAACTGGCGAATTAACCCCTGTATTCTTTGGTACGGCACTTGGTAACTTCGGTGTTGACCACATGCTTGACGGGTTAACCGAGTGGGCACCAACGCCACTGCCGCGTCAAACTGATGAGCGTGAAGTAAAAGCCGACGAAGAAAAGTTCTCTGGTTTCGTGTTTAAAATTCAAGCAAACATGGATCCAAAACATCGCGACCGTATCGCCTTTATGCGTATTGTATCTGGTAAATATAGTCAGGGCATGAAGATGAACCACGTGCGTCTTGGTAAACAAGTCAGTATTGCGGATGCGGTAACCTTTATGGCGGGTGACCGTGAGCGAGCTCAAGAAGCCTTCGCGGGTGATATTATCGGTCTACATAACCACGGTACGATTCAAATTGGTGATACCTTCACACAAGGTGAAACGCTTAAATTTAGCGGTATTCCAAACTTTGCGCCTGAGTTATTCCGTCGCATTCGTCTAAGAGATCCACTTAAGCAAAAGCAGCTCCTAAAAGGGTTGGTACAGCTTTCTGAAGAAGGTGCGGTACAGGTATTTAGACCACTTATCAATAACGACCTGATTGTAGGTGCGGTTGGGGTGCTGCAGTTTGATGTGGTTGTGGCACGCTTAAAGTCTGAATACAACGTAGATGCGATTTACGAGAGCGTAACGGTTCAAACCGCGCGCTGGGTAAGCTGTGATGACGATAAGAAAATGGCTGAGTTCCGCCGCAAGTGTGAGCAAAACTTGGCGTTGGATGGTGGTGATAACCTAACTTACATCGCACCAAGTCGCGTAAACCTGAATCTATCGATGGAGCGTTACCCTGACGTGAAGTTCCATGAAACTCGTGAACACTAATCGCTGCGTATTAAAGGAAAACAGATGAACATCAAAAGTATTTTAATTGAAAAAGCCAATGCAGCGATGCAAGCGGCTGGTATCCCTGAAGGTACAAACCCAGCGGTAACACAAAGCACGCGTCCTCAGTTTGGTGATTACCAAATTAACGGTGCGATGGGGGCTGCTAAAGCACTAAAAACCAATCCAAGAGAGCTGGCGCAGAAGATCATCGACAACCTAGACGTTGCTGATCTTGCTGAAAAAACAGAAATTGCAGGCCCAGGTTTTATTAATATTCACCTCAAGCCTGAGTTTTTGGCCACAAGCCTAGAGGCGGCAAATACGGATGCCAAGCTAGGTGTTGCTGAACATGCTACGCCTGACAAAGTTGTGGTTGATTTTTCTTCGCCAAACCTTGCTAAAGAGATGCACGTAGGTCACCTGCGCTCAACTATCATTGGTGATGCTGTTGTGCGTGCCCTTGAGTTCCGTGGTGACACTGTTATTCGCCAAAACCACATGGGCGACTGGGGTACCCAGTTTGGTATGTTGATAGCACACCTAGAAGATTTGCTAAACCAAGGTGTTGACCTTGAAAACGTCGCACTTGCGGATCTTGAAAGCTTTTATCGCGATGCCAAAAAGCGCTTTGATGACGAAGCTGGCTTTGCCGATAAAGCCCGTGATTACGTAGTAAAACTACAAGGTGGTGATGCGCATTGTCAGAAGCTATGGCAAATGTTTATCGACACCTCTGTTAAACATTCTGAAGAAGTATACGGTAAGCTAAACGTGACGCTTACGCGTGATAATATCATGGCAGAAAGTGCCTACAACGACCGTCTTGCCGGTGTAATTGAGCTATTAAAAGAGAAAGGCATTGCGGTTGAAGATCAGGGCGCTCAAGTCGTATTCCTTGACGAATTGGCAAATAAAGACGGTGAACCTTCCGTATTTATCGTGCAAAAATCAGGTGGTGGTTTCTTATATTCAACGACGGATTTAGCCGCCTGTGATTACCGCTCAAATGAGCTAGATGTTGATCGTATTCTAATTTTTGTTGATGCGCGTCAGGGCTTACACTTCAACCAAGTTGAGATCACAGCACGTAAAGCGGGTCTTTTAAAAGACAAAACCAGCTACGAGCCGAGCCTGTTCGGTACAATGATGGGTAACGACGGCAAACCGTTTAAAACTCGTACTGGCGGTACGGTGAAGCTATCAGACTTACTTGACGAAGCGGTGAGCCGTGCGACAGAAAAACTTGCTGACAGAGCTTCTGACTTATCTGATGAAGCACGCCAAGAAATCGCGCGTAAAGTGGGTATTGGTGCAGTGAAGTACGCCGATCTGTCAAAGCACAGAACCAGCGATTATATCTTTAACTGGGATACGATGCTGAGCTTTGAAGGGGCGACAGCGCCATATTTGCAGTACGCCTATACCCGTGTGCGTAGTATTTTCCGCAAAGCAAACATGGATAGCGCTAGCCTAACTGGTCGCATTCAAATTCAAGCACCACAGGAAAAGGCACTTGCGCTTAAACTGCTGCAACTTGAAGAAGTACTTGATCTGATGATCAGCGAAGCAACGCCACACGTATTATGTAGTTATTTATATGAGCTTGCGAGCTTGTATATGACATTCTATGAAGCGTGCCCAATTTTGAAAGATGATGTAGCAGCAGACGTCCGTGAAAGTCGTCTAGTGCTATGTAATCTGGTTGCTAACTCCCTGAAAACCGGCCTAGATTTGCTTGGTATCGAAGTAATGGAGCAAATGTAAGTTAGTTTTAACTTACATTAAGGTATACTGGAAGCCGCTTTATAGCGGCTTTTTTTGTTAAGGAAATTGTGATGAAACTTGAAGACATTCGCAGAGAATATACCAAAGACGGTTTACGTCGTGAGATGCTAAAAGACACACCAGTTGAGCAGTTTGAAACCTGGCTACAGCAGGCGATTGATGCTAAGTTTACCGACCCAACAGCGATGGTCGTCGCTACGGTTGACGAGCACGGCCAGCCGTCTCAACGCATTGTTTTACTCAAGCATGTAGACGAGCACGGTTTTGTCTTCTTTACCAATACCGGTTCACGCAAAGCGCAAGAATTAAAGCAAAACAACAAGATATGCTTACACTTCCCGTGGCATGAAATTGAGCGTCAGGTTATCGTGTACGGTGAAGCTGTTCCACTACCGACAAGTCGTGTTGCCAAGTATTTCTTATCACGACCAAAAGAAAGTCAGCTTGCGGCGTGGGCGTCTCAGCAATCGCGCCCCGTGTCATCTCGTCAAGCCTTGATGCAAACCTTTAGTAGCATGAAAGACAAGTTCGCTAAAGGCGAAATCCCACTACCTGATTTTTGGGGCGGTTATTGTGTGGAGCCCACTAAAGTTGAGTTTTGGCAAGGTGGAGAGCACCGTCTTCATGACCGCTTTATGTATGTGAAACAAGCCGATGGCAGTTGGGAAATTGAGCGGCTCAACCCATAAATTCGCCTTTATAGATAGTCACTGTCATCTCGACTTTAACGAGTTGGCAGATGATTTAGCTACGCATATCAAAGCTGCCCACAGCAATGGTGTTGAACGCTTTGTGGTGCCTG
This portion of the Pseudoalteromonas sp. GCY genome encodes:
- a CDS encoding cytochrome b/b6 domain-containing protein; its protein translation is MTKVWDGFIRGFHWLLVAGLVTLYITGEEGMMDLHFVTGYLLLALMAARLIWGVIGSQTAKLSALFHSPKAILSAIKSKQSHVGHNPAGSLMVLLFFVLILVQLVSGLMTTDDILVEGPLAQYVSYDLVELAGDIHHTNIELLIAAIALHIFAIVVYRLKGQNLVKTLVTGKQENAVSTPVMKSGVVAYLIFIAISAVLLFTWGAEPLQGLM
- a CDS encoding MarR family winged helix-turn-helix transcriptional regulator → MSQSNPQLNLDNQICFRLYSASRHVTRLYQPLLKEVGLTYPQYIVLLILWEQDGRLVKEIGERAELNSNTLTPLLKRLAERGLVTRSKNPDDERQTFIHLTEAGKTLEQSCACIPTQMMAKAGLSMEQIQLLKQSLDVLMTQGKR
- the argS gene encoding arginine--tRNA ligase, translated to MNIKSILIEKANAAMQAAGIPEGTNPAVTQSTRPQFGDYQINGAMGAAKALKTNPRELAQKIIDNLDVADLAEKTEIAGPGFINIHLKPEFLATSLEAANTDAKLGVAEHATPDKVVVDFSSPNLAKEMHVGHLRSTIIGDAVVRALEFRGDTVIRQNHMGDWGTQFGMLIAHLEDLLNQGVDLENVALADLESFYRDAKKRFDDEAGFADKARDYVVKLQGGDAHCQKLWQMFIDTSVKHSEEVYGKLNVTLTRDNIMAESAYNDRLAGVIELLKEKGIAVEDQGAQVVFLDELANKDGEPSVFIVQKSGGGFLYSTTDLAACDYRSNELDVDRILIFVDARQGLHFNQVEITARKAGLLKDKTSYEPSLFGTMMGNDGKPFKTRTGGTVKLSDLLDEAVSRATEKLADRASDLSDEARQEIARKVGIGAVKYADLSKHRTSDYIFNWDTMLSFEGATAPYLQYAYTRVRSIFRKANMDSASLTGRIQIQAPQEKALALKLLQLEEVLDLMISEATPHVLCSYLYELASLYMTFYEACPILKDDVAADVRESRLVLCNLVANSLKTGLDLLGIEVMEQM
- a CDS encoding sensor domain-containing diguanylate cyclase, encoding MPYADLLKPEASQQTLLKWQKTVDLMAKIFSAPAAFVVQKKEDGFAVMIASDQEENPYPAGGFIPQETNIFCKHVVANNRNLYEQHASVNYQWDDNPEVANDGFESYLGVPIHWPNGKSFGTLCVMDFKPTNYGAPLVEFIEHLRDMLEDDLVMIERYSKIKAIAMQDPLTEVLNRRATEILGEHKRDIALKLGGALYCVFLDLDGFKPINDSYGHEVGDQVLQSLAEALKAASSEDDIIGRYGGDEFLAIVQRHDEKAVNDFIFQSEANFYQALKQKKLPKCGFSAGFAKCENKFESMASLFSRADKHMYQQKLS
- the pdxH gene encoding pyridoxamine 5'-phosphate oxidase, producing MMKLEDIRREYTKDGLRREMLKDTPVEQFETWLQQAIDAKFTDPTAMVVATVDEHGQPSQRIVLLKHVDEHGFVFFTNTGSRKAQELKQNNKICLHFPWHEIERQVIVYGEAVPLPTSRVAKYFLSRPKESQLAAWASQQSRPVSSRQALMQTFSSMKDKFAKGEIPLPDFWGGYCVEPTKVEFWQGGEHRLHDRFMYVKQADGSWEIERLNP
- a CDS encoding DUF3581 family protein — translated: MLEPYYQQQANEITITREQGSLFAKGVADDYNPLHDIDAKKFCVPGDLLFSLVLKHYGLSENMEFSFVGMVDETTTLTLPEGAAQFDITANDKVMLSVSRAGETSTCPTLINSLTRNYVEFSGTTFPHVIIPLMGEQEVMINPARPMVIYESMSIHMDDISVTEVALEAAKPEFSYEGKRGKINLRFNLLSNGTKVGYGEKHMLVSGIREYCQQTVDDLIAYYNDRKVALKP
- a CDS encoding glutathione peroxidase; the protein is MTTLYQFEANTLQGQAYHFTDLQGKAVLIVNTASECGLTPQYEGLQELHQKYADQGLVIIGFPCNQFGKQEPGDAKQIQEGCLINYGVDFQMMEKIEVNGDKAHPLYQYLKSALPGLFGNKIKWNFTKFLFNQQGEPVKRYAPITKPEQIAKDIEKLLNESI
- the prfC gene encoding peptide chain release factor 3, yielding MSNMSIPQEVSRRRTFAIISHPDAGKTTITEKVLLFGKALQKAGTVKGRGSNQHAKSDWMEMEKERGISVTTSVMQFPYNDALVNLLDTPGHEDFSEDTYRTLTAVDSCLMVIDAAKGVEDRTRKLMEVTRLRDTPIVTFMNKLDRDIRDPMELLDEVETELNIMCAPVTWPIGCGKEFKGVYHIHRDETILYQTGQGHTIQDKRVIKGLDNSELDAAVGESLAEQLREELELVMGASHEFDRELFLTGELTPVFFGTALGNFGVDHMLDGLTEWAPTPLPRQTDEREVKADEEKFSGFVFKIQANMDPKHRDRIAFMRIVSGKYSQGMKMNHVRLGKQVSIADAVTFMAGDRERAQEAFAGDIIGLHNHGTIQIGDTFTQGETLKFSGIPNFAPELFRRIRLRDPLKQKQLLKGLVQLSEEGAVQVFRPLINNDLIVGAVGVLQFDVVVARLKSEYNVDAIYESVTVQTARWVSCDDDKKMAEFRRKCEQNLALDGGDNLTYIAPSRVNLNLSMERYPDVKFHETREH
- a CDS encoding transporter substrate-binding domain-containing protein yields the protein MKYLLLMLLFFGACCNAKILLISNEPADEQRLFSKQAHSLESDTNNLLLNQFGRDYFDFNIVTPTKLNQLLASEEPVCALSRLKTPSRQQAFLFTIPIHLYPSHRLYYFKQHTPMDASLVNATGKLKSLASLMAYYPQATIIKEVGKSYGNTIDSALALLEPKNVAIRPYKTSAQTIMEQFSAGKVDFILAYPAIFQQSFPKDKAHLVGSLPIANNLPHLEGHIACSHTQETQAFIEKANQMIRALYSTSTYLTTHLKYLPKQDHALITRRLAMLSAKYQHTPAK